TTTTGTTATCCTCCTCCTCTCCCATGGGGATAATGACGTACGGCTCCCACTTTTTGATCATCACCGGGCCGATCCCCTTCACTCTTTTTGCAAGATCACGGAGGGACACAAATGGGCCGTTCTTTTCCCTCTCCCCGATAACCGCGTTCGCCCTTTTATGACCCATCAGGTACAGGCTTTGAAGCTCCCCGGATGACGCCTTGTTGACGTCTATCTTCGCCCCCGGTTGTTCCTGCGAAGCAGTGTATGCGCTTCCCGCGAAAAGCGGCGATATGAAACCCGTCAATGCGATGAATATCAAAGTCCTTTTCATCTCAGACCACCTCCTCTCCTATCACCTTCTGCTATTTGTATGGTTCGCTCGTTGCCATCAAAGCAAAAAGCCGAACTGCCGACTGTGACGGTTCTTCATCACTTCAGCAGCCCGGCTCTCTTTTCCTTCAGTCGGGTTAGCGGAGTATAGAGGATTAAGACCAAGGGTGTTGTATTACCCGGTGTCATCATCGCCGCTATCGCTCTATCGCTGTCGCTGGTTGTACCGGAGACTCGCCCCCGACTGATATCATGCATAACCGCTCGTATCTCAGATTATTAGGTTTAATAAACCCCATACCACGATGGCTGCGCCCGTGAAGCTCTTTAGGAATCTCCGAAGGGGCAGAAACCCACGGGCTTGCCCGTGGGGCTCCGCTCAACGAGGAGACATCGGTATGCGTAAGAGTTACGAGGGGTATACCAGCTAAAAGTAATAGGAGCGTTACCTGGCGAGAATGACCGAGAGGTTCCGGAGGTCGCCGGGATCGTCCGAGAGGATGGAGGATACCGCGATTGGCTTTCCCGCCGAGGCGATTGGCCCCGCGTCAAGCCTGTGGACTGGCTCCAGCAGCCCCCCGTCCCTCGGTGCAGCGGCGAATGGGGAGGCATACACCGCCACCTCCATGCCGCCGCGCCCGTTGCGCAGCAGCACGGCGATCTCACGGTTCAGGGTTTTACCCTCGCGCAACGCCAACCCGAGGATGCTCGTGCAATCGGGAATCTGCCATGAACGCAGCGGCGTGAGGTTGATCATCTGTCCGTTCTCCCCCGTTCTCACCGCGCGTGCGAGTGAAATATGGAAGTCGCTATTCCTGCGTTTCTCGGCCAGGGCGACGATGGTTCCCGTCTCCCCCTCATCAGGGCCGAGCGGCGCGAAGGCGAGCACGTCATCTGCCCCCTTCACGGGGAGGGATGTCAGTACAATGCTCTTCCGCTCATCGGCGGCACGCGGCACCGCGCCGAGGAGGACCGCCAGGCCGCTCGGTGTCGATACGAGCGCCGCGATATCAGAGGGGGCTCCGTCGCCGTCGCTGTCGAGAGAGGAGATGGCGCGAATCCTCCCGGGATTGATCCTATAGGGGCACTGGATGGCGTAGTCGCGCGCGAGCATTCCATCCCCTCCCATGACCGAGAGGGTGGCGGCGCCACCGCGCGCCCGGATGATGCCGGTGTACGGTCGGCCCAGTCCGGGGTCGGCGAGCGGGCACAGGCCCACAAAGCCTTCCGTTTTCAACGCGGGGTAACTTTTCTCAACGGGGCGAATGTTCCGGTTGGCGTAATCGAGGGAGTACACCTGGAGGGTGAGCTCCCCATCCTGAGATACGCGCGGATAGGCGGCCCTGACCCCCTCGACGTCGTCGTCGGTAAGGTATCGTTTCGTCTTTTCCCCGGGTACGATGTATTCAAACATCGTCTGGCCCGTTGACTGGACATCGCCGAGGCCTATGAAATGGCCGACCTCGTGCGTGGCCACATTCTGGACATCGAGTGTCCCCTCCTCCCCGTTTGTTGACCAGCGGTAGTCACGGCCGTTGAGCCACACCTCAACCTTGAGGATGCGGCCATCGGCCCTGGGGTGCACCCGCGTCATCGCGACGTAGCGTGAATCATAGGGCCATTCCTCTTTTATCCACATGACCACGCCTGTCCCCGGGTTGACCTCCCCCCGCTCTACGAGGCCGGCGAACTGAAACTCTATTTTCCCGCTCGCCACGTGTTCCCACGTCTGGAACGCCGACTGGATTGCCTCAATATCGCTCCCATCAGAGATATCGCTGCATCCCCTGCGGTCGATGTAATAGGGAATGGCTGTCAGGCCATCTCCCCAGTGAAGGGGTATCCCCTGGCTGTTCGTGCGGATGTCATAAGCGGCCGCATGGGCGGCATAGAAAAATGAGAAAGATATAAATATTAAAAGGCTACGTTGCACAGGAATTCCCTAATTGCCTTATTTAACCAGCATACATCAAATAATGCGAAATGTCAAATAATATGCGCACCGGTGAGGCGCTACGCTCCAACAATACCTCTCTCCTTCAATTCCGCAGTCGCCTTGTCCACCATGTCGACTGCC
This is a stretch of genomic DNA from Candidatus Auribacterota bacterium. It encodes these proteins:
- a CDS encoding helix-hairpin-helix domain-containing protein translates to MKRTLIFIALTGFISPLFAGSAYTASQEQPGAKIDVNKASSGELQSLYLMGHKRANAVIGEREKNGPFVSLRDLAKRVKGIGPVMIKKWEPYVIIPMGEEEDNKKLPYPIDVNTASEQELAKLYRVGPVIAKRIVEERGKNGSFLSLENLSKRVKGVGPTLIGQWKDKVTNAMSESH
- a CDS encoding matrixin family metalloprotease, which gives rise to MQRSLLIFISFSFFYAAHAAAYDIRTNSQGIPLHWGDGLTAIPYYIDRRGCSDISDGSDIEAIQSAFQTWEHVASGKIEFQFAGLVERGEVNPGTGVVMWIKEEWPYDSRYVAMTRVHPRADGRILKVEVWLNGRDYRWSTNGEEGTLDVQNVATHEVGHFIGLGDVQSTGQTMFEYIVPGEKTKRYLTDDDVEGVRAAYPRVSQDGELTLQVYSLDYANRNIRPVEKSYPALKTEGFVGLCPLADPGLGRPYTGIIRARGGAATLSVMGGDGMLARDYAIQCPYRINPGRIRAISSLDSDGDGAPSDIAALVSTPSGLAVLLGAVPRAADERKSIVLTSLPVKGADDVLAFAPLGPDEGETGTIVALAEKRRNSDFHISLARAVRTGENGQMINLTPLRSWQIPDCTSILGLALREGKTLNREIAVLLRNGRGGMEVAVYASPFAAAPRDGGLLEPVHRLDAGPIASAGKPIAVSSILSDDPGDLRNLSVILAR